Genomic window (Notolabrus celidotus isolate fNotCel1 chromosome 15, fNotCel1.pri, whole genome shotgun sequence):
TGTTTAGTTCTCCTAAGAGATCAGGAATGCAATGAAACCCTCCTGCAGAGTTATGCTGTAAAGCTACTTTGTCTTCATCTTAGCATGTTGAATTTATTCACACAGCTGACTCAACAAATTAGATGTGTCTTGCAATGAAGCCTTCATCAGTGGGGTCtctttttaaaagacaaataagaaaattaaagctgcaaaataatggaaaataaacgccttcaaaaataaaacctgTGTGATAATAAAGTAGGATCACTGAGGCCAAAGCCTTTTAGTTGTTATCTTCTATAAGCTGAATTACCTTCTTTAAAACCCCTCAGTATTGGTTCTCTATTAACCTTTGTTTTAATTGGCTCATTGGTGTTATTAAACTAACAAGTGATGCCTCcctgaaaaagagaaacacagatgcAGAGCACCAAACTCAAACTCTTTCAGTCTTTACCTCACGTTTGTAATATGCCACATTGTTTACATGCAGTTCTGACCTCATCTCTCCATCCTGCTCTTGTAGACCATGCTGAAGTTGCTTGTTTGTGGCGAGGGTGCCAGCCGCGCAGGCGTTATGATCTCCATACCTCAGTATCCCCTGTACTCAGCCGCTCTGGCTGAGCTGGGCGCAGTTCAGGTCAACTATTACCTTAACGAGGAGAAATGCTGGAGCATGGACATCAGCGAGCTGCAGCGTTCCTTGGATGAGGCCCGGCAACACTGCAATCCTCGAGCCCTGTGCATTATCAACCCCGGAAACCCCACTGGTAAagtattctgtgtgttttccatATAAGTGGTTCTAGTTTGTGTTAGCTGTTTCTCGTTTTTCATACATATGAAAACATCCGGCTCAGCACtctaactaatacagaataacaGCTTTAGGGGGTAGGAAACGGgtcataaaaacatgtttttggtaATTATTTTGCATTGCTTCTCCTGATATACCACATAACATCCTAAAGTTGAGACTGTTCATCTTGAAAACATTGGTTTAACAACAACCTGAACTCGAGGTCTACTTCCTAACTTTATTCCTGTTCTGAGCAACATGTTGTTGACTTCCTCTCTGCCTAGGTGGTGGCTCAGCTTTCATCATGTAGCCTCAAAATAGGTCACAGATGTTTTTACAATTTTGATTGATAATTCCGGGGTCATGGAAACAAAATATAAAGCATTTCATAGAGCTAGAATCTATCTGGGGTTCTGCAGCTACATGGTACACATACACAACCTCCTCAAGCACACCCAGGAATTAAGATTATTGAGTCCTACCTGCATAAATTGTCCATATAATTATGTCTCTCTTTAATAACAATCCCTGCACTTCTCAAAGAAGAGCCACAAGATGGCAGCAAATAGACATAACTGCTTGCTTTATAACTACTTCAAAACTCTCTCCTTGATGGGTCTTTCTCATTCACAGGTCAGGTTCAGAACAGAGACTGCATTGAGGATGTGATTCGATTTGCAGCAAAGGAACGTCTCTTCCTCATGGCTGATGAGGTACTCTATCTACATCACTTTTAACATGCAGCTTCTCTTTTGTGCTCTGTTTCCTGTAACAAGTGTCATTCTGTGTTTATCTCCCAGGTGTATCAGGATAATGTGTATGCTGAAGGTTGCCAGTTCCACTCTTTTAAGAAGGTTCTGTTTGACATGGGGCCAGAGTACTACAACACAGTGGAGCTGGCATCTTTCCACTCTACCTCCAAATGCTACATGGGAGAgtaagttgtttttaaaacacccTGCGCTCTTTTCTGGGTTCTTTATGTTTCTTAGGCACATCCACATGCTTTCCCTCCCTCTTAGGTGTGGTTTCCGCGGAGGCTACATGGAGATCATCAACATGGACGATGAGGTGAAGGCTCAGTTGACCAAGCTGGTGTCCGTCCGTCTGTGTCCTCCTGTTCCTGGACAGGCTTTGATGGACCTGGTGGTCAACCCTCCACAGCCTGGAGAACCCTCATATGCCAACTTCATCAAGGTATACAGTCTACATCCCACAACTATTTATTTGCATTTGGCTCGCAACAAAATAATTAATCCACCAGTATTCTGTAGCTTGACCTTTTAGGTTGACTATCGGTACAGTGACAGAAGTATCATTTCACACTCTCGAGTGCTGTTGATTATGGATTTTACTTGGctttattgctttatttttcaaggtGAGACATAAAAACTGCAGAATTGTCTCACCTTTTGGTAATTCGTAGCTGATTTACTTTTCTGGAGTAGTGTTTGGCACAGAGGTTAAACGTTGCTGTAGCAAAAttgccagaactttcttcactttatttcacttttttttatctttatccaACTAATATCATTCTGTAAGACATTCAGTATGCATTATACAATGTTATTTCCTGTTAATTATTGCTGGTAATAAGTGAGTCAATTGTGGTTGTAAATGATTTTCTTACGGCAACGAGGGACTGCAATCATTGTAATGGTCAGTGCATCACaatactgtttattattattattattattattattattattattattattattattattattattaataacattattaacattaatactATTACTAGTATTAGCATTatcaacattattattattattattgttattattatgatgatgatgatgatgatcattattataattataatcatcttattatcattattattagtatttttattatatcATGCATGGAGCTgctttgtgacatttttcataATGACATTAAGATATTTAAGATAATTTCAATCCTAGAATTCATAACTTTTTCATAGATGTAATTTGTAAACATTCAAGCAGAAAACTTAATTACAATTTGAGAGAAACAGCAGGCCattgtttcacttttaaaaaagataaagaaatagaCTCCGTCATATTATCTAAAACACCTTTTTTTGAAGTAGAACCAGTAAGACAATTGTGTCTAACAACCTCCTTGAGTTTGCAAAACCGAGGATTTCCACATGAGATAACTGACTGTAGAACAGCCAGTCCAAGCATCACAAatgttgtgatttgttttttccGCTTCTCGTACCGTCTCTGGTTGATTTACTCTCACTTTCTCTGTCGTGTGTTTTTCCTTGTCTCTCCCTCATCCAGGAGCGCACAGCCACTTTAAGTGCCTTGGCAGAGAAGGCCAAGCTTACAGAGCAAGTTCTTAATACGGTGAAAGGCATCAGCTGCAATCCCGTGCAGGGTGCCATGTACTCCTTCCCATGCATAACCATCCCCGAGAAGGCCGTCAAAGAGGCCATGGTCAGTCCTTACCCTCTTCTCGTAAATGATTCAGTAATTCAAGTAGCTCTATTGTCACTTCAAGTAAGTGGCATTGATAAATTGTAGTGGGTagatatgaataaaaataagttataCACATTTAGAGGAATTCTACTTCATACTCTTGTTAAGCTGCTACTTGCTTCCTCCTCAACAGACCTTTAGCACGGATACTCAATAGCTGCTATTAAATAGTTTTGCAGGAAAAAATATGAAGTGCAGATAGACAAGAAAGCATCGGTGCATTCTCATGCACTCTGCTGCATTAAGTAACTCTTTAACCGGGTTCGGTGCATCCACCTCCCTGTCTGCTTAAGGGAACAAATGATTTCCAATAGCTTGTTGTTGTGTCCCTGCTGAGGTTGACTGCTCAGTAGGAACTTCAGGGGGGGTTGATGAGCCGAGCTGAGAATCTGATTACACTAACACATTAGAAGGTCAGAGGAAAACTGACCTACTGACACCTGATCAATCGCAGTGACTCCGCACAGCGTCTCTTATTTGTTTTTAGCCGTGCTGTAACCCTAAAACCTGTATGAACGCAAAGCCTTTAACATCTGTCTTGCTAACATTACCATGCACGCCTCAAATAGAGCTGCTGAGCAGCCAACTGAGCTCATTCAACCACCTCTAAGGCTGAGGGATTTTTACTGAAGTGTCTTTTATCTGGAGAAGATGAGATGTACTTCACATTTGTTGAACCTCAAAACAGtactcatttgttttttaatttccacTAGTCTTTGGTTATCTTTCTGTTGATGAGGGAACTTTATTGTGCTTACTCAGAGTACAGCTCTAAAGGACTCAAATTACTCATGAATACAGCAATAATGAAACTGAACAAAATGGTTGCCCTGAAAGTGTAGAAACAATTAACAGTTATAATGGAAGAACTTTGAAGAGTTTTTAAGGAGGTTCTCCGGGAATATGGTGGTGTATAAATACCTTTGTAACACATTTGTATGTACAAAGCACAAGAATGTACTGCTTGTAACAAAAAGATTCTCAATAGAGCTGTTCCTGAATTTACCTCTGTACAATTTTACTCAGCACAGATTTGATTTCCTACAAATTAAAAATCCTTGTAgtatgatacaataaaataacagtGTTCCTAGAAAGCATTGAAGTGGGAGTGCTTCAAAAAAGATGAATAGTACTTTAAGTAAGAAGGCTACAATGAGTCATAGGTCTCCTATAAATACAGTTTATGTTCACAGCAAACTACACTCATTGAAACCTCAAAGTCGCAGAATACTTTTAAATACCTTTTAGTTGCAACCTTAATTTTCTCAGAATATGAAGTCTCAAATAGTACTtactctgatgtttgttttcctctctgttagGAAAGCGGTCAGCAGCCAGATATGTTTTACTGCATGAAGATGCTGGAGGAGACGGGGATCTGCCTTGTGCCTGGAAGCGGCTTTGGCCAGAAGGACGGAACCTACCATTTCAGGTACAGAACACATTATAATAGAAACATGCATCTTGTATTAGGGCTGAAAATAACaaatttacaatttgacattaTAATAACTGATTTTCTACCTTTTTAAGTATTAAACTGGCTCATAATTTGAGCTATTAAAAGTCCAAGAAAAGGCTTGTAACTACTCCCTTGTTTCTAAGTTGAGCctaaaaactaaaggaaaaAAACTTGATCAGaagaatgtttcctttttttgctGACTTGCATTATCCGAACTCTTGGTTCTCAAGTTTTGACTGTTCACTAATTAGTGACTGTACACCATTGTTGTGAATGATGAATTTTGATATCAAAGCCCCTTTCAAATCTCTCTATGAGCTTAGCTGACAGCAATTTATAAAGCTCACATCACATCGGAAAGAGTCACTTACTTGTAAAAGTTACATGTTACTAGGTAAGATGCAGTATCCTCTTCATGCAGATCTGTAGCCTGTAAAAACACTATATTAAATCAACTTTGTCCTCATCTCTGCACAGCAGAAGTCAAACACCTTAGATCATATACAAGATTTCTCATTTAATCTCCCCCTTTGGTTAAAGGAAGAGAATGGATTGAATTTGATTTTGCGTTCTAACCAAagtctgtataaaatattgacgGCACAACAGTTCCcataaagtgaagccaaaaccttTAGAACTCCCCCCTGGTGATTGGCCCCAGTAATAGTCTTAAGCCTGCTTCCTCCATTATAGCAAAAAAACACGAGTCAAACCAGAAAAGTTAAACAATGCTTTCTGTCGTAGTAGTtagctgatgatgatgtcatacaGATTTTTATTCAATTGTTTGATGTAAAAGAGAGAGGATGTGACATCacgattgacagctctgttgccaATTGCTGTAGCAGAAGAGGTGTGGTTTCAATTTAATGGCTCCACCAGCCTGATTACTTGCCCAATGCCCATGCATTGCCTGCAAGAAAAGGCTACATTGTAATGTGTCAGTAATCCATCAGGGTTGtttattggcttcacttttttacaATGAGAGGAAATGGAAGCGTGTAATCCATTTTTATACATTGTCAATGTTTTTAGCTTTTAAATCCCAATCAAAGCATGGAGTGTGAATGAAATAGTTTCTTGGTTGATTGCTGCTCTTCTGCTCTCTGCCCTCCCAGAATGACCATCTTGCCACCGACAGACAAGCTGAAGATCCTGCTGAGCAAAGTCAAAGAGTTCCACCAGAACTTCACACAGCAGTACTCATAAGTTCTTTCCTCCCTCACCCACCAAGGGAGGAGCTTAACCGACACAACCAAAAGCCAATCAGAATTTAACTGTCACTAATAAGTGCCTTCTCTACAGCGGCTCTGGTGGTCTCTGTGACGACACACTTCAGCCTCAACAGCTGTCTACTTTGGACATTCACAGACTGTACACAAGGCACTGTTATATGTcagaagacaaaacaaaactggaGATTAAGGAAATAAGTCACAGGCGTGTGGGTCTGGATTGAAAACATAGTTTCATCCTGTGAGAGTATGAAGGATGTACAGTATGTACTGTaggtttatgtttttttgtgaatatgAGTAATAGATTGCTAATGTGAATACCAATATAAACAAGAGAGGctaaaataaagagaaagtaATGCTGCTTGAAATCTTGAGTACATATTCAACTGTTTAAAATATCTCATTCCTGCAGGCAGTACTCAGCAGGGAGATATGCAGGACAGACATTTGCATGATGATTCAGAGATGATTTTGTAGaatcaaaaaaatgttaacagtGTATGTTATGTCTCGTTGTTTTGGAACGAGCTGTCAGATGGGTTCAGAGTTATTATTAAGACAAAAAGGTCAGTCTCCTTTGACCGCCAGCATTGATGAAAGCTGTTATGGCTGTAATTCTTCTTTATACCAATTTCATCTGTTGCAGGTATACtgacaaaaaatattaacattcttttttaaatcttcatGCTTCATTCAAAGAAGTTAGTAGGCATTATTATGATTTTTGTGCAGAAACTAATATTTAGTTTAACAACAGTTTTCATTCTTAAAAGCAACATAAACATGCAGTGGTCATCATTTTTTATCACTGCAATCATTGTACTGTTAAATGCCAAGGAGTACAGTTCATCATTCATCCAATGTAACTCATTAAAGATATAAGAATGGTTGAAAGTGGGGCATTGTCGTGTTTGACAGAAAAAATTGTAcaaatgatacatttaattttagtCTATTATTATTAAGAAAGTCTGTTGTTATATAGTCAGTAGTCTTGTGTGCCTGAGCAAACCTTGACTTACATTATATATTATAATTTTACTGGCTTTATTACTTCCGTCATTCAGTCAACTTATACCTGTACTGATAGTATATTTGTGGTACATATCACACTTCTTGTAGCACTGATGCTAAACCACAATCAGCATATAAAAGTATGACATTTTAAGTGATTCAAGTAAGACACATCAATATCAGAGCACCAAACAAGCTACAAATGAAatattgcattttatttatgtaaggagctaacatttttgccaacAGGCAGAGGTGCAGTGTGCAAGGCTACTTCCGACAGATGGTTGATTGGATATGAGTGTGATCAGGTAGTCCCTAATATCGCTTTTGCTGTTCAGAATGAATGATCGGTATGgagtttggaccaatcagaatcaagtattgaacacagccacgtagtcatttttttaaacttgcaAACATATTAGGCAAAGTTTTGTGTATTACTCATCCTGCAGATTTAGTGAAACATTTCCATTCATGTGGAACCTTGTGCACGTAAGtacattttttcctcttcttttacctctgttttggtctccaccaactcctgatttgtatttattctaattctAACAATTATTTTTGCAACACAAGGTTTATTAGAGCTGTTGAAGTGAACCACAACACTTCAGCAGTAAAACCCAAACCAGTTACCCCAGTGCGTTGAGGGAAAGTGCATGGTTAGGCGATACTCATCTATCTAATGTAAAAGcagctgttttatttgattAGCCCTCCTATAATCTATTATTGCAGCTTTAAATCTTCTGGCAAAAAGAAGTCCGGCTTAAGTGCAGCTCAAATCTATGCCAGGTATCTGTCATTGTTTActgactctcaagaccagcctgagacagaagGTAAAGGTTTTGCAACAGTGTCAACGGGCAGAGGCTTCTCTCTCCTGATAGATGTTTTATGTTGTGAGAGACCAGGTTGTCCTTGGTGTTACTTTTGATACTGAGTTTTAATCACCACTTTTACAGAGTTTTGACCAAACAGAATCAAGTGTTCAGTACAGCCAGGTAATCATATATTGTAATGCCACGTGTGACTTCTGGCTAcagttcagaaaaaaacaaacatttcagacaGTTTCTCCTTGAACATTAATGTTTGAAGTTGCTCTTCAGACTTCCAACACGCACACATTTGTGAGATGGCCAGCTGTCTGCGCACTGCTTAATCTGTCACCTCTAATAATGATCTGATTTTAGgctcaaagtgctgtacatgtaGACACCACAGCTGCCTTTTTGTCTCTATTAATCTGTCATCTATTTTATTGCATCGTGTGCAGATTAGGAGCGCACTGGAATGATGGATTGTACTgcagactgagtgtgtgtgagcggaAAAGATTGAAAGACTGTGAGGAAGTGTGAGGAAAAAGTGAAGCATGTAGTCTGAAGGTGTTTTCcgctctcttcctctccactcCACAGTGGCTGTCAGCTTTAATTATCTTTGACAATGGACCTCTTGAATCCTAATTATACTGAGCTCTGTCTTTTCTGGAGCTCCTCACCGTTCACTTCAGCAGCATGACGGGCTCACACGTTCCAGTCCTCTTCACCCCAAATTAATTGGGTGCTTTTGcgtttttttctctcatctcCTGACATCTTTTGGGAATCAAAGGTCATCATTAGTTCGGGTGAGGGTGTAGGGCGACAGAGAGACAGTCATGCATCAGACAGCCATGCTGTCATGCGGCTGTTCCAGTTGTGACAGTGACCAGTTTATTCTCTGCATACAGTCGTATATGTAGAGATTCATATGACTGACCAGAACACTTACTTAGACTCTACAGAGTTTGGGAATTGATGATATTATTGTTCattgctctgtgtgtgtagagagaggGATCATTAATGCTGTTTATCTTGTCAGAGCCATTACTTCGGATGGCATTTAACTCAAAAATAAaaggtgatgtcacagataaaTGTCAGAAAAGATAATGACGAAAAGTATTTGACGTCTTACTCAGGATTGATTCTtttgacataaaaataaaagtataacATGAACCACAAACCAATCTAATATACAAGTAATACATCCTCAccacattatttttttgtttttctctatttttattttgaatatacaATTCCAAATTATGGTTACTCCAACATCTGTTAAAATTAAGTAGCTCTTTAGCAGCTTAAGGCCCAACCATTTTGACTTGCTGGTATTAAGAAAACAATTAGTTTCCTTTTTATTGGTCTATGGTGTACAAGTGGATGAAGAGTTAAAACTTAATGcaacagaaatatgtttttactGATGCGAATGGCAGCAGTGAATCTGAATCAAAACAGGACAGTTGTAGCCCTTATTAACAAAATAAGGTTGAAGACCCTACAATGAATCAGTCATGGTGATGTACCATAAGTTATGGTACATCACCATGACTGAGTCATTGTCTACGTATAGAACATTGAGCAACTGTTTGATGTAAGATGTTCAATTTCTTTCATGTCCTGCGTCCTTGCTCACAGTGTAGTCTCAGAGGCTGACTTCACATACattggggcaaaaaagtatttagtcagccactgattttgcaagttctcccacttagaaagattagagaggtctgtaattttcatcagaggtacacttcaactatgagagacaaaatgagaaaaaaaatccaggaaatcacattttaGGATTtttaagaatttatttgtaaattatggtggaaaataagtatttggtcacccacgaaaaagcaagatttctggctctcacagacctataacttcttctttaagaagctcttctgttcTCCACtcattacctgtattaatggcacctgtttgaactcattATCTGTattaaagacacctgtccacagcctcaaacagtcagactccaaactcaaggacaccaggaagaaaattgtggacctgcaccaggctgggaagagtgaatctacaataggcaagcaggttggtgtgaataaatcaactgtgggagcaattgtaagaaaatggaagacatacaagaccattgataatctccctcgatctggggccccacgcaagatctcatcccgtggggtcaaaatgatcatgagaacggtgagcaaaaatccctgaactacacggagggacctgatgaatgacctgcagagagctgggaccaaagtaacaaaggctaccatcagtaacgcactacgccgagagggactcaaatcctgcagcgccaggcatgtccccctgcttaagccagtacatgtccaggtccatctgaagtttgccagagagcatatggatgatccagaagaggattgggagaatatcatgtggtcagatcaaaccaaaatagaactttttggtaaaaactcaactcgtcttgtttggaggaagaagaatgctgagttgcatcccaagaacaccatacctactgtgaagcatgggggtggaaacctcatgctttggggctgtttttctgcaaaggggacaggacgactgatccatgttaagggaagaatgaacggggccatgtatcgtgagattttaagccaaaacctctttccatcagtgagagcattgaagatggaacgtggctgggtcttccagcatgacaatgatcccaaacacaccgctcggtcaacgaaggagtggctccgtaaaaagcatttcaaggtcccggagtggcctagccagtctccagacctcaaccccataaaaaatttgtggagggagttgaaagtctgtgttgcccagcgacagccccaaaacatcactgctctagaggacatctgcatggaggaatgggccaaaataccagctgcagtgtgtgcaaacctggtgaagacttacaggaaacgtttgacctctgtcattgccaacaaaggtagagtattgagttgaacttttgttattgaccaaatacttattttccaccataatttacaaataaattctttaaaaatcctacaatgtgatttcctggatttttttttctaatttcgTCTCTCATACTTGAAGTGTACCtcctgatgaaaattacagacctctctcatctttctaagtgggagaacttgcaaaatcagttgATGTATTAAAACAGGTTTTGTTACTTCCTCTGCCTGGGACATTACATGTACTGAGTGCAAATGGAGCTATTGCATTGTGGGAAGAGTATATGAGTCAGAGGAACCCTCAGTAGCCCCAATCAGCAACTGAATTGTTTTCTTCAAGGTGACGTGTGATTGCTGAAAATGAAGTTGGGTTATACTCTGCTGCGGTAATCACTGAGTTGACCAAATGAGTAGAGGTTAGTTGTAAAATTGCAGACCTGTGGAAAGAAAAACTTTTTCTTCCccattgtgttgtttgttgtcccTGAATGCGACTGATTTGTGTCCCTACCATATTTGATTTTACCGTATGATATCATTCTCATTTTTGTtctgtatttcctgtttgaaACAAAAAGATTGGGTTGAAAGCTACAACAACAATGTTGTTTCAGACCCACAGGGACATTTAGATAGAGACCCCTTTCTTGTTTTGTGACTTGCTGGGACAAGTTTTTGCGACCCTTAAGTCAACAGAGCTGAAGGACAGTACAATAAAAGACCAgatgttaagataagtttgTGCTCTGTAGTAGACTATGTCACTGGCTCTCAGACCTATAAAGGATGTTGGTCAAC
Coding sequences:
- the gpt2l gene encoding alanine aminotransferase 2-like isoform X3, with the protein product MSENGVTSRGKVLTIDTMNPTVKKVEYAVRGPIVARAVELERELSEGMKKPFAEVIKANIGDAHAMGQQPITFFRQVLALCSYPELLNDSTFPEDAKSRARRILQSCGGNSMGSYSASQGIDAVRHDVARYIERRDGGVPCDPDNIYLTTGASDGIVTMLKLLVCGEGASRAGVMISIPQYPLYSAALAELGAVQVNYYLNEEKCWSMDISELQRSLDEARQHCNPRALCIINPGNPTGQVQNRDCIEDVIRFAAKERLFLMADEVYQDNVYAEGCQFHSFKKVLFDMGPEYYNTVELASFHSTSKCYMGECGFRGGYMEIINMDDEVKAQLTKLVSVRLCPPVPGQALMDLVVNPPQPGEPSYANFIKERTATLSALAEKAKLTEQVLNTVKGISCNPVQGAMYSFPCITIPEKAVKEAMESGQQPDMFYCMKMLEETGICLVPGSGFGQKDGTYHFRMTILPPTDKLKILLSKVKEFHQNFTQQYS
- the gpt2l gene encoding alanine aminotransferase 2-like isoform X5, which codes for MKKPFAEVIKANIGDAHAMGQQPITFFRQVLALCSYPELLNDSTFPEDAKSRARRILQSCGGNSMGSYSASQGIDAVRHDVARYIERRDGGVPCDPDNIYLTTGASDGIVTMLKLLVCGEGASRAGVMISIPQYPLYSAALAELGAVQVNYYLNEEKCWSMDISELQRSLDEARQHCNPRALCIINPGNPTGQVQNRDCIEDVIRFAAKERLFLMADEVYQDNVYAEGCQFHSFKKVLFDMGPEYYNTVELASFHSTSKCYMGECGFRGGYMEIINMDDEVKAQLTKLVSVRLCPPVPGQALMDLVVNPPQPGEPSYANFIKERTATLSALAEKAKLTEQVLNTVKGISCNPVQGAMYSFPCITIPEKAVKEAMESGQQPDMFYCMKMLEETGICLVPGSGFGQKDGTYHFRMTILPPTDKLKILLSKVKEFHQNFTQQYS
- the gpt2l gene encoding alanine aminotransferase 2-like isoform X2, which codes for MNHGTSLLWKRRALSSLSATRRGLPQEKMSENGVTSRGKVLTIDTMNPTVKKVEYAVRGPIVARAVELERELSEGMKKPFAEVIKANIGDAHAMGQQPITFFRQVLALCSYPELLNDSTFPEDAKSRARRILQSCGGNSMGSYSASQGIDAVRHDVARYIERRDGGVPCDPDNIYLTTGASDGIVTMLKLLVCGEGASRAGVMISIPQYPLYSAALAELGAVQVNYYLNEEKCWSMDISELQRSLDEARQHCNPRALCIINPGNPTGQVQNRDCIEDVIRFAAKERLFLMADEVYQDNVYAEGCQFHSFKKVLFDMGPEYYNTVELASFHSTSKCYMGECGFRGGYMEIINMDDEVKAQLTKLVSVRLCPPVPGQALMDLVVNPPQPGEPSYANFIKERTATLSALAEKAKLTEQVLNTVKGISCNPVQGAMYSFPCITIPEKAVKEAMESGQQPDMFYCMKMLEETGICLVPGSGFGQKDGTYHFRMTILPPTDKLKILLSKVKEFHQNFTQQYS
- the gpt2l gene encoding alanine aminotransferase 2-like isoform X4; its protein translation is MYPPLDSLKNESWDIVTVETTGMKKPFAEVIKANIGDAHAMGQQPITFFRQVLALCSYPELLNDSTFPEDAKSRARRILQSCGGNSMGSYSASQGIDAVRHDVARYIERRDGGVPCDPDNIYLTTGASDGIVTMLKLLVCGEGASRAGVMISIPQYPLYSAALAELGAVQVNYYLNEEKCWSMDISELQRSLDEARQHCNPRALCIINPGNPTGQVQNRDCIEDVIRFAAKERLFLMADEVYQDNVYAEGCQFHSFKKVLFDMGPEYYNTVELASFHSTSKCYMGECGFRGGYMEIINMDDEVKAQLTKLVSVRLCPPVPGQALMDLVVNPPQPGEPSYANFIKERTATLSALAEKAKLTEQVLNTVKGISCNPVQGAMYSFPCITIPEKAVKEAMESGQQPDMFYCMKMLEETGICLVPGSGFGQKDGTYHFRMTILPPTDKLKILLSKVKEFHQNFTQQYS
- the gpt2l gene encoding alanine aminotransferase 2-like isoform X1: MSATRMQLLSPRVFSRGRSELFAGCSGVQRPGAGAAPRVRSLTSPPLSYSSPGRALSSLSATRRGLPQEKMSENGVTSRGKVLTIDTMNPTVKKVEYAVRGPIVARAVELERELSEGMKKPFAEVIKANIGDAHAMGQQPITFFRQVLALCSYPELLNDSTFPEDAKSRARRILQSCGGNSMGSYSASQGIDAVRHDVARYIERRDGGVPCDPDNIYLTTGASDGIVTMLKLLVCGEGASRAGVMISIPQYPLYSAALAELGAVQVNYYLNEEKCWSMDISELQRSLDEARQHCNPRALCIINPGNPTGQVQNRDCIEDVIRFAAKERLFLMADEVYQDNVYAEGCQFHSFKKVLFDMGPEYYNTVELASFHSTSKCYMGECGFRGGYMEIINMDDEVKAQLTKLVSVRLCPPVPGQALMDLVVNPPQPGEPSYANFIKERTATLSALAEKAKLTEQVLNTVKGISCNPVQGAMYSFPCITIPEKAVKEAMESGQQPDMFYCMKMLEETGICLVPGSGFGQKDGTYHFRMTILPPTDKLKILLSKVKEFHQNFTQQYS